In [Leptolyngbya] sp. PCC 7376, a genomic segment contains:
- a CDS encoding DUF1499 domain-containing protein, with protein MPYFTLVPYLIILAGVGLSYVGLLPAMTGWVLSALGVLSGLGFAVTVMFSRQVDLWWAAAIAVLPSMVAIPMVMNDLRYPRINDVATNVEAPPTFVAALQIAPNTRRDMSFPEKNGPIIHKAYPNIHPLILDEPLEHVFQRIETLARIQPGWVITRHDAITFTLEGEATTSFFRFIDDFIIHVSDYEGKARIDIRSKSRDGLVDAGANAKRIQTFFKQLDNSKAEAMHVDS; from the coding sequence ATGCCATATTTCACTTTAGTACCGTACTTAATTATCCTCGCCGGAGTTGGGTTGAGTTATGTCGGTCTGCTGCCAGCGATGACAGGCTGGGTACTGTCTGCACTGGGTGTTCTATCCGGCCTCGGATTCGCGGTCACTGTGATGTTCTCCAGACAGGTGGATTTGTGGTGGGCTGCAGCGATCGCCGTCTTACCTTCAATGGTTGCAATCCCTATGGTCATGAACGATCTGCGTTACCCACGCATTAATGACGTGGCGACGAATGTTGAGGCTCCTCCGACGTTTGTTGCAGCGCTTCAGATTGCTCCAAATACGAGGCGTGACATGTCATTTCCTGAGAAGAACGGGCCAATTATACATAAGGCCTATCCAAACATTCACCCGCTCATTTTGGATGAACCATTAGAACATGTCTTCCAACGTATCGAAACCCTCGCGAGGATTCAACCTGGCTGGGTAATCACTCGCCATGACGCGATCACCTTTACTTTGGAGGGTGAAGCCACGACATCATTTTTCCGGTTCATTGATGATTTCATCATCCACGTTTCAGATTACGAAGGAAAGGCTCGGATCGACATACGCTCAAAATCGCGCGACGGACTGGTTGATGCAGGCGCAAACGCAAAACGAATTCAGACGTTTTTTAAACAACTTGATAACTCCAAGGCGGAGGCAATGCATGTCGATAGTTAA
- a CDS encoding IS1 family transposase (programmed frameshift), which produces MTIHCPQCNAQDIIKSGFAKNRQRFKCKQCNYQFTSFSKERGKPLWMKLEAVLMYMSGMSMNATAKILGVSAQSVLNWVRDFGEANYEKPTPESAVVVELDELWHFIQEKNKLWVWKAYDRNTGRLIDWELGSRDSRTLGHLLERFSQWQITVYCTDNWKPYQQLLENHPDAFHVISKKETIAIERNNSDNRHWFARFHRRTKVVSKSKHMVDLSMALFAKFRVNGSIELLRNWRLTLLS; this is translated from the exons ATGACAATTCACTGTCCCCAATGTAATGCTCAAGACATCATCAAAAGTGGATTCGCTAAAAATCGTCAACGATTTAAGTGTAAGCAGTGCAATTATCAATTTACAAGCTTTTCTAAAGAGCGGGGCAAGCCTCTCTGGATGAAATTAGAAGCTGTATTGATGTATATGAGTGGTATGTCCATGAATGCGACAGCCAAGATTCTCGGTGTATCAGCTCAATCAGTGCTCAATTGGGTAAGAGATTTCGGTGAAGCCAATTATGAAAAGCCCACTCCTGAGTCTGCTGTCGTGGTGGAGCTAGATGAGCTATGGCATTTTATCCAA GAAAAAAACAAACTTTGGGTCTGGAAAGCATATGACCGTAATACTGGGCGACTCATTGACTGGGAATTGGGAAGTCGTGATAGTCGAACTTTAGGTCATTTACTAGAGCGGTTCTCGCAATGGCAAATCACTGTCTATTGCACCGATAATTGGAAACCCTATCAACAGCTATTAGAGAATCACCCAGATGCTTTTCATGTCATTAGCAAGAAAGAGACAATAGCAATTGAGAGAAACAACTCAGACAATCGCCATTGGTTTGCTCGGTTTCATCGCAGGACGAAGGTCGTCTCTAAATCAAAACACATGGTGGACTTGAGCATGGCACTGTTTGCGAAATTTAGAGTGAATGGAAGTATTGAGCTACTGCGCAATTGGCGTTTAACATTACTCTCTTGA
- a CDS encoding MarR family winged helix-turn-helix transcriptional regulator encodes MRKKDNPQEAIQFAQVIASDCIGARVRILSRAISRIYDDRIRPHGIKFSQMNILTVVTLHEPIQQVEVGRMLSLEKSTLSRNVNLMKSKGWLQSQSDEGSNRFLVATQKGHELLVKAAPDWVKAQEQVTAILGEQTAIELRQAADQLQPKDAGD; translated from the coding sequence ATGAGAAAAAAAGACAATCCCCAAGAAGCAATCCAGTTTGCCCAGGTGATTGCATCAGATTGCATTGGTGCGAGAGTTCGTATCCTTAGTCGAGCTATCTCTCGCATCTACGATGACAGGATCCGACCCCATGGCATTAAGTTCTCTCAGATGAACATTCTGACCGTAGTCACCTTGCACGAACCCATTCAGCAAGTAGAAGTTGGACGGATGCTCTCGCTCGAAAAATCCACGCTTAGTCGCAATGTCAACCTGATGAAATCCAAAGGTTGGCTCCAAAGTCAGTCTGACGAAGGCAGCAATCGCTTTTTAGTGGCGACACAAAAGGGGCATGAACTATTGGTAAAAGCAGCACCAGATTGGGTTAAAGCCCAAGAACAAGTGACTGCCATTCTTGGGGAACAAACTGCGATAGAGCTAAGGCAAGCAGCAGACCAGCTCCAGCCAAAGGATGCCGGGGATTAA
- a CDS encoding NmrA family NAD(P)-binding protein has translation MKPRILVTSAVGHTGSVVVKQLLEKGFKVRAFVRRQDGRSKKLKQLGAEIFVGDLFDFRDLQKALIGVQRAYYCFPFAPNLLHGSMLFALAAEEAKLEMMVALTAWNPHPTHPSIHQREHWLANNIHQWMPTVDVVHINPGMFAFTYFFGLPQIVHFGQLMLPFGDGLNAPPSNEDIAAIAAGVLAQPDKHIGKVYRPTGPQLISGYDVADIMGRILDRPVTYQSVSIAMFAKAAKALGFSNFEIAQVRHYAREVRHGTYAISAPTDHIQQVCDRPPEDFETTARRYIQNPALVFPRLQIGNRWYALQLLVKTILTRVPDLDRWESKRDYPLLSNSALAHESDEWREVAQQKQLALIHSGHLSGNLR, from the coding sequence ATGAAACCACGAATTCTTGTTACTTCCGCTGTTGGTCATACAGGTTCAGTTGTTGTGAAACAGCTGCTAGAAAAAGGCTTCAAAGTTCGTGCCTTTGTGCGTCGTCAAGATGGTCGCTCTAAAAAACTCAAGCAACTCGGTGCTGAAATTTTCGTTGGTGATTTGTTCGATTTTCGAGATCTCCAAAAGGCGCTGATTGGTGTGCAGCGTGCTTACTATTGTTTCCCTTTTGCCCCAAATCTTTTGCATGGGTCGATGCTCTTTGCCCTTGCTGCGGAGGAAGCAAAGCTTGAGATGATGGTCGCTTTAACGGCTTGGAATCCACATCCAACCCACCCTTCGATTCACCAACGAGAACATTGGCTCGCGAACAATATCCATCAATGGATGCCGACGGTGGATGTGGTGCATATCAATCCGGGCATGTTCGCCTTTACCTATTTCTTTGGTCTGCCGCAAATCGTTCACTTTGGACAGTTGATGCTGCCATTTGGCGATGGATTGAATGCTCCGCCGTCCAATGAAGATATTGCGGCGATCGCCGCTGGTGTTTTAGCGCAACCGGACAAGCATATCGGTAAGGTGTACCGTCCTACAGGCCCTCAGCTAATTTCTGGGTACGATGTGGCGGATATTATGGGACGCATTCTCGATCGCCCTGTAACGTATCAGTCAGTCTCTATAGCAATGTTTGCGAAGGCCGCAAAAGCATTGGGGTTTTCTAATTTTGAGATCGCTCAAGTGCGCCATTATGCTCGGGAAGTTCGCCATGGTACTTATGCCATTAGCGCACCGACAGACCATATTCAACAGGTGTGCGATCGCCCCCCAGAAGATTTTGAAACCACAGCCCGTCGCTATATCCAGAATCCCGCGTTGGTTTTTCCGAGACTACAGATTGGGAATCGCTGGTACGCACTTCAGCTTTTAGTGAAAACTATATTGACTCGTGTGCCGGATCTAGATCGCTGGGAATCAAAGCGTGATTATCCACTGCTGTCTAATTCGGCCTTAGCCCATGAGAGTGATGAGTGGCGCGAAGTTGCCCAACAGAAGCAATTAGCCCTGATTCACTCAGGACATTTGTCGGGAAATTTGCGGTAA
- a CDS encoding IS982 family transposase translates to MLSLDALFCDVDDFCQVFEPQWHQELLSSCKRYRHRSRSLSLSEVMTILIAFHQSHYRNFKHFYLLMVRHYWQKAFPKAVSYQRFVAWMPSSLVPLCAYLCDCYGDCTGISFIDATSIKVCHNRRIAQHRVFNGHAARGKTSVGWFFGFKLHLVINDRGELLHVQITPGNIDDRKPVVELLRNLFGKVFGDKGYVSQALAQHLKEEHDVMLIAKPRRNMENRLMLWQDTFIARKRALIETVIDQLKNISQIEHSRHRSPANFCVNLLCGLIAYCHQPKKPSLQLN, encoded by the coding sequence ATGCTTAGTTTAGACGCTTTATTTTGTGACGTTGACGATTTCTGCCAGGTCTTTGAACCTCAGTGGCATCAAGAATTACTGAGCTCTTGCAAAAGGTATCGTCACCGTTCTAGAAGCCTAAGCTTGAGTGAGGTGATGACGATACTGATTGCATTTCATCAATCTCACTATCGTAATTTCAAGCATTTCTATCTCCTGATGGTGCGACACTATTGGCAAAAAGCCTTTCCCAAAGCAGTGAGTTATCAACGCTTTGTGGCATGGATGCCCTCCAGCTTAGTGCCTCTATGTGCCTATTTATGTGACTGTTATGGAGATTGCACAGGCATTAGTTTCATTGATGCCACCAGTATCAAAGTTTGTCACAATCGCCGTATTGCCCAACATCGAGTCTTTAACGGTCATGCCGCTAGAGGCAAAACCTCTGTTGGGTGGTTCTTTGGCTTCAAACTCCATCTGGTCATTAATGACCGAGGAGAATTACTTCATGTACAAATCACTCCTGGCAATATTGATGACAGAAAGCCTGTCGTTGAACTGTTACGGAATTTATTCGGCAAAGTTTTTGGAGATAAGGGCTATGTGTCCCAAGCTCTGGCACAACATCTCAAAGAAGAACATGATGTGATGTTAATTGCTAAACCTCGCCGCAATATGGAGAATCGCTTGATGCTCTGGCAAGATACATTCATCGCTCGTAAACGAGCTTTGATTGAAACCGTGATTGACCAACTGAAGAACATTTCTCAGATTGAGCACTCTAGACATCGTAGTCCAGCGAACTTCTGTGTCAATTTGCTGTGTGGCTTGATTGCCTATTGTCATCAGCCTAAGAAACCTTCTCTCCAACTCAATTAG
- a CDS encoding WD40 repeat domain-containing protein, with protein sequence MLNFLMVNVATENQNSTDSNSKFPLRILLVSCGAIAFFAGLISLVGRLEDREESRRIIQPDNTVNVAEVPNILMGHNDDILSLDFGPDSQTLFTGSDDLTYKTWDLPTGENATIHEGFDEVWAIAYSPDGQLLASVTRDYQIALWDTRTRQIVQTLVGHGNEILDLEFTADGQSLVSGSVDGTVRVWDVATATEKQVIDTGFLVFRISVSPDGATIASSTTLIPDIQLWDLESGGKIADLQGHYYGLRGLDFSPDGSQLASGDEQGIVKLWNLETFQEIPTDIEGHFGAIASLSFSPDGTTLATASADNTAKLWSLETDKLIHTFLGHYDEVFEVAFTPDGKTLATASGDYTVKLWSPETGRETLTLRKEKDTGGIAEVRSIALSPDNQFVASGGDDFVVSAWNIVAREEEFPYEPSDITQFSAVAYSPNGRAIATVGANNSIYLWDANQPPGTTPQVLTGHGAEVTSLVFSPDSQTLASGSDDGQLKLWDAATGNELPTNFVGHEQGIRAIAFHPSGNFVASGGADTLVKLWRVNNGELEVELADHRDSVLNLAFSPDGKAIASSSYDLSIKLWDWRSGSVKKTLLGHNQPIYGLDYSPDGELLASSAYDHTIKLWDVKTAEELKTLRGHAAPVMVVKFSPDGKTIASGSYDRTIKLWETQPTPWWLFMPGH encoded by the coding sequence TTGCTCAATTTTCTTATGGTTAATGTGGCAACGGAAAACCAAAATTCAACGGATTCCAACTCAAAATTTCCACTGAGGATTTTGTTGGTTTCCTGTGGGGCGATCGCCTTTTTTGCGGGATTGATTAGTCTGGTTGGTCGACTAGAAGATCGCGAAGAGTCTCGTCGTATTATTCAGCCAGATAACACGGTGAATGTTGCGGAAGTGCCGAATATTTTGATGGGTCACAACGACGATATTTTGTCCCTAGATTTTGGTCCTGATAGTCAGACGCTATTTACGGGGAGTGATGATCTGACCTATAAAACATGGGATTTGCCAACTGGGGAAAACGCGACTATCCACGAAGGCTTTGATGAGGTTTGGGCGATCGCCTACAGTCCAGATGGTCAGCTTTTAGCCAGTGTGACGAGAGATTATCAGATTGCGTTGTGGGATACGCGCACCCGGCAAATTGTGCAGACATTGGTGGGACATGGCAATGAGATTTTAGATCTGGAATTTACCGCTGATGGTCAAAGTTTGGTGAGTGGTAGCGTCGATGGCACGGTGCGGGTGTGGGATGTGGCGACGGCAACGGAAAAACAAGTAATTGATACCGGATTCCTCGTCTTTCGCATTAGCGTTAGTCCCGACGGTGCAACCATTGCCAGCAGCACAACTCTAATTCCAGATATTCAACTTTGGGATTTAGAGTCTGGGGGCAAAATTGCTGATCTGCAAGGTCATTACTATGGTCTGCGTGGTTTGGATTTCAGTCCCGACGGGTCGCAGCTTGCTAGTGGTGATGAACAGGGCATCGTTAAACTTTGGAATCTTGAAACCTTTCAGGAAATCCCCACCGATATCGAAGGGCATTTTGGGGCGATCGCCAGCCTTTCTTTCAGTCCCGATGGCACCACCTTAGCAACGGCAAGCGCTGACAATACTGCCAAACTATGGAGCCTCGAAACCGATAAATTAATCCACACATTTTTGGGACATTATGACGAAGTTTTTGAGGTGGCCTTTACGCCCGATGGCAAAACTTTAGCAACAGCCAGCGGCGATTACACGGTGAAATTATGGAGTCCCGAAACGGGCCGCGAAACCCTTACGCTCAGGAAAGAAAAAGATACCGGGGGCATCGCCGAAGTCCGTTCCATTGCCCTAAGTCCCGATAATCAATTTGTGGCCAGTGGCGGCGATGATTTTGTCGTATCCGCTTGGAATATTGTGGCGCGAGAAGAAGAATTCCCCTATGAACCCAGCGATATCACCCAATTTAGCGCGGTGGCCTACAGTCCTAACGGTCGGGCGATTGCCACAGTCGGAGCGAACAATTCCATTTATCTCTGGGATGCCAACCAACCACCGGGTACAACACCTCAAGTTTTGACAGGCCATGGCGCAGAAGTTACCAGTTTGGTTTTTAGTCCAGACAGCCAAACCCTTGCTAGTGGCAGCGATGACGGCCAATTAAAACTTTGGGATGCTGCCACCGGAAACGAATTACCCACAAATTTCGTCGGTCATGAACAGGGCATTCGGGCGATCGCCTTCCATCCCAGTGGGAACTTTGTGGCAAGTGGTGGCGCTGATACCCTCGTTAAACTCTGGCGGGTGAACAATGGCGAATTAGAAGTTGAGCTAGCAGACCATCGTGATTCTGTTTTGAACCTCGCATTTAGTCCAGATGGCAAGGCGATCGCCAGTAGTAGCTACGATTTATCCATCAAACTTTGGGATTGGCGTAGTGGCTCGGTGAAGAAGACTTTACTAGGGCATAACCAACCGATTTATGGCTTGGACTATAGTCCTGATGGTGAACTCTTGGCGAGTAGTGCCTATGACCACACCATTAAACTCTGGGATGTTAAAACCGCCGAAGAATTAAAAACTCTCCGAGGTCATGCCGCGCCGGTCATGGTTGTGAAATTTAGCCCTGATGGGAAGACTATTGCCAGCGGGAGTTATGACCGCACAATCAAACTTTGGGAAACTCAACCGACTCCTTGGTGGCTCTTTATGCCTGGTCATTAA
- a CDS encoding VOC family protein: protein MKEISGINHVGIRVADLEKARKFYEQLGFEFLIGPIGPEPVAIMEHPSGVNINLILNADSGIAENILMDVPEKHPGYTHIALDVTDIGAVEIAIKDLGIEITERPITLPDGDVMFFIRDQDRNVIEFHQNSGS, encoded by the coding sequence ATGAAAGAAATTTCTGGAATTAATCACGTAGGCATTCGGGTGGCCGACCTAGAAAAGGCGAGAAAATTTTACGAACAATTGGGCTTTGAATTTCTCATAGGACCCATTGGCCCGGAGCCTGTCGCAATTATGGAACATCCTTCGGGAGTAAATATCAACCTGATACTAAATGCAGACTCCGGTATTGCGGAAAACATACTGATGGATGTGCCCGAAAAACATCCCGGTTACACCCACATCGCTTTAGATGTAACTGATATCGGAGCAGTTGAAATAGCCATAAAAGATTTAGGAATTGAGATTACAGAGAGGCCAATAACTTTACCCGATGGGGATGTAATGTTTTTTATCCGCGATCAAGATAGGAACGTGATCGAGTTTCATCAAAATTCAGGCTCATGA
- a CDS encoding DUF928 domain-containing protein codes for MLNAIVKSLPLSLLVFAQVIGMMPAQARTTPPQLIAQAFRAPFGAAVPDRRRLPPPRASGDCSTGDIKLASLLPGEAFGMPLTGSANPEFYVYLPEVSADYVEFSIFKGRKSIHKAQFAAPTEAGVVAIALPEDIALEAGTNTTGKPIAYQWYFNVVCDAEDRSTDLKTNGWIHRLTDIDISEQSATELADMGLWYDALNAAYNEGQTAVDNLLESVELNDFVGVPLLPELMPMEPDTAILPE; via the coding sequence ATGTTGAATGCCATTGTGAAATCTCTACCTCTTTCTCTGCTCGTGTTCGCTCAGGTAATTGGCATGATGCCAGCTCAAGCTAGGACAACACCGCCACAACTGATAGCACAAGCCTTTAGAGCACCCTTTGGTGCTGCCGTTCCTGATCGTCGTCGTCTGCCTCCCCCTCGTGCCAGTGGTGACTGTTCGACAGGAGACATCAAACTCGCTTCTTTGCTTCCCGGTGAAGCGTTTGGAATGCCCCTCACAGGTAGCGCAAATCCTGAATTTTATGTTTACCTGCCAGAAGTAAGCGCTGATTATGTAGAGTTTTCGATTTTTAAAGGCCGTAAATCAATTCACAAAGCGCAATTTGCAGCACCAACTGAAGCGGGTGTCGTGGCGATCGCTCTCCCAGAAGATATTGCCCTCGAAGCTGGCACAAATACGACAGGTAAACCGATTGCGTATCAGTGGTATTTCAACGTGGTGTGTGATGCAGAGGATCGCAGCACTGATCTCAAAACCAATGGTTGGATTCATCGTTTAACGGATATTGATATTTCAGAGCAAAGCGCCACTGAGCTGGCCGATATGGGGCTATGGTATGACGCTCTTAATGCCGCATATAACGAAGGTCAAACTGCAGTGGACAATCTGCTCGAATCAGTGGAATTAAATGATTTTGTGGGTGTTCCGTTGCTGCCAGAGCTGATGCCGATGGAACCTGATACTGCAATACTTCCGGAATAA
- a CDS encoding tetratricopeptide repeat protein codes for MTEFDAQKKIIQKAISDIVVHGNLTVGDITQIINLPQPERFIPEETPANLLTSNTVKFVGREKKLIELHDLLRSRNAVMVTALAGMGGVGKTELATQYAWLYYLTEAYPGGICWVRSRNEDIGLQITGFAREKFGLNIPDALTDPVARVKHCWNRWLAGNVLVVFDDAADYQKIIPYLPQEPRFKVLVTTRLDLDLPKLNLNVLDEDEALQLLGEWIGAAQLAEQKEDGKELALRLGYLPLALNLVGRYVRKRRISLAEMLDRLAKKGLEHPALDVDKNDKTWTLQIERGVKAAFELSWAELSDSAKVLGMLLGIFAQAVIPWELPEKILVSLDQAVEDIEDARLELTNLHLLQQQQNCFLLHQLIREFMQRKLTTPNYQDWRSQLRRKVVMLMVEQSRENIYATLTLQQLKHIEKLIPHLKEVAREYLDLFLDEDHGIMWIHVGLARFYKNQTQYVDTEYWYEKCLEIVTERFGESHIDVATSLNNLADFCRLKGDYHKAEALHLRSLEITVKILGEEDLETAKSTHNLALTYRAQGHFQKAEFYFLRSLSIFERQLDSEHLLIATNLSNLSELYLYRKLYMKARPYVLRSLEIREKKLVKNHPDIAISLNSLGNIYHFQRKYAQAEELLLHSLLILEENFGKEHLYNAAIHVSLGALYTTQKRYSEAESHILNSLLIRQKKLGGSHPDIANSLINLGTIYYSQGNKKKALDSYHQALSILKTSLGNSNPETLTAQKNISRLQRLDSVGGKVFIFLITLPIVPLYLCWQLLRVILQALFSLLRLRI; via the coding sequence ATGACAGAATTTGACGCGCAGAAAAAGATAATTCAAAAGGCGATTAGTGACATTGTTGTTCACGGTAATCTGACGGTGGGGGACATCACCCAGATTATTAATCTGCCGCAGCCAGAACGGTTTATCCCAGAGGAAACCCCTGCCAATTTGCTGACCAGCAACACCGTAAAGTTTGTGGGTCGAGAAAAGAAACTCATCGAACTTCATGATCTGCTGCGCTCACGTAATGCGGTGATGGTGACAGCTTTGGCGGGGATGGGCGGTGTCGGAAAAACGGAACTGGCAACGCAATATGCTTGGCTCTATTACCTCACGGAAGCTTATCCGGGGGGGATCTGTTGGGTGCGATCGCGGAATGAAGATATTGGTCTACAGATTACGGGATTTGCGCGGGAAAAGTTTGGGCTGAATATTCCTGATGCGCTCACTGATCCAGTAGCGCGGGTAAAACATTGCTGGAATCGTTGGTTGGCAGGAAATGTGCTGGTCGTGTTTGATGATGCGGCAGATTATCAGAAGATTATCCCCTATCTGCCTCAAGAGCCTCGGTTTAAGGTGCTGGTGACGACGCGGCTAGATTTGGATTTGCCGAAACTGAACCTGAATGTGCTGGACGAAGACGAAGCATTGCAATTGCTAGGGGAATGGATCGGGGCGGCTCAGCTAGCGGAACAGAAAGAAGACGGGAAAGAATTGGCATTGCGGTTGGGCTATTTGCCGTTAGCCTTGAACTTGGTTGGGCGCTATGTGCGAAAACGAAGAATTTCTTTGGCAGAAATGCTCGATAGGTTGGCAAAAAAAGGCTTAGAGCATCCAGCATTGGATGTAGACAAAAACGATAAAACTTGGACGTTACAGATTGAACGGGGAGTCAAGGCGGCGTTTGAGTTGAGTTGGGCGGAATTGTCGGACAGTGCGAAGGTACTGGGGATGCTGTTGGGAATTTTTGCACAGGCTGTGATTCCGTGGGAACTGCCAGAAAAGATATTAGTCTCGCTCGATCAGGCAGTTGAAGATATTGAAGATGCACGATTAGAGCTAACAAATTTACATTTACTTCAACAACAACAGAATTGCTTTCTATTGCATCAATTAATCCGAGAATTCATGCAGAGAAAGTTGACTACACCGAATTATCAAGATTGGAGATCTCAATTAAGACGAAAAGTTGTCATGTTAATGGTTGAACAAAGTAGAGAGAACATTTATGCAACATTAACGTTACAACAATTAAAACATATAGAAAAGCTTATCCCTCATCTCAAAGAAGTAGCAAGAGAATATTTAGACTTATTTCTTGATGAAGATCATGGAATCATGTGGATTCATGTAGGATTAGCTAGATTTTACAAAAATCAAACCCAGTACGTAGATACAGAATATTGGTATGAAAAATGTTTAGAGATAGTAACAGAAAGATTTGGAGAGAGTCATATTGATGTAGCAACTAGTCTAAATAACTTAGCTGATTTTTGCCGATTAAAAGGCGATTATCACAAAGCTGAAGCTCTTCATTTACGCTCATTAGAGATTACTGTGAAAATATTAGGAGAAGAGGATTTAGAGACAGCTAAAAGTACGCATAATCTAGCATTGACTTATCGAGCTCAAGGCCATTTTCAGAAAGCAGAATTTTATTTTTTGCGCTCACTTTCTATCTTTGAAAGACAATTAGACTCCGAACATCTTTTGATAGCAACAAACCTATCTAATTTATCTGAACTATATCTCTACCGAAAACTCTATATGAAAGCAAGACCTTATGTGTTGCGCTCACTTGAAATTAGAGAAAAAAAGCTAGTAAAAAACCATCCTGATATAGCTATTAGCTTAAACTCCTTAGGAAACATATATCATTTCCAGAGGAAATATGCACAAGCAGAAGAGTTATTATTGCATTCTTTATTAATCTTGGAAGAAAATTTTGGCAAAGAGCACCTTTATAATGCAGCAATTCATGTTAGTTTGGGAGCTTTATATACTACGCAAAAGCGTTACTCTGAAGCAGAGTCACACATACTAAACTCACTACTCATTAGGCAAAAGAAACTGGGGGGTAGTCACCCCGATATTGCTAATAGCTTAATCAATCTAGGAACTATTTATTATTCTCAAGGAAATAAAAAGAAAGCATTGGATTCATATCATCAAGCTTTGTCTATATTAAAAACTTCTCTGGGGAATAGTAATCCTGAAACACTCACAGCTCAGAAGAATATAAGCAGATTACAAAGATTAGATTCTGTAGGAGGAAAAGTTTTTATATTTCTCATCACTCTCCCGATAGTTCCTTTGTATTTATGTTGGCAGTTACTTCGCGTAATACTTCAGGCTTTATTTTCTTTACTAAGGCTCAGGATTTAA
- a CDS encoding IS982 family transposase, which produces MTSLEPLFCSIDDFCQVFEPQWQQQLLASKQRRRRRPRSLSLSEIMTILIAFHQSHYRNFKYFYLINVRHHWRRAFPRAVSDQRFVEWMPSTLVPLCVYLQHCYGQCTGISFIDATSIKVCHNRRISQHRVFEGHAARGKTSVGWFFGFKLHLVINDHGELLNVKITPGNTNDRKPVVELLKGLSGKVFADKGYVSQALAQYLQEEYDVRLLAKPRRNMKNHLMLWRDKVLARKRALIETVIDQLKNISQIEHSRHRSPANFCVNLLCGLIAYCHQPKKPSLQLD; this is translated from the coding sequence ATGACCAGTCTAGAACCTTTGTTTTGTTCCATTGATGATTTCTGCCAAGTCTTTGAACCTCAATGGCAACAACAATTACTGGCCTCGAAACAACGGCGGCGACGTCGCCCTAGAAGCCTTAGTCTCAGCGAGATAATGACGATATTGATTGCATTTCATCAATCTCACTATCGTAACTTCAAGTATTTCTATCTCATCAATGTGCGTCATCACTGGCGAAGAGCTTTTCCCAGAGCCGTGAGTGACCAACGTTTTGTGGAGTGGATGCCTTCGACGTTAGTACCTCTATGTGTCTACCTACAGCACTGTTATGGTCAATGCACAGGTATTAGTTTCATTGATGCCACCAGTATCAAGGTTTGTCACAATCGCCGCATCTCTCAACATCGCGTTTTTGAAGGTCATGCCGCTCGAGGTAAAACCTCTGTGGGTTGGTTCTTTGGTTTCAAACTACATCTGGTTATCAATGACCATGGCGAATTACTCAATGTTAAAATCACGCCTGGCAACACCAATGATAGAAAGCCGGTAGTGGAGCTTTTGAAAGGGTTATCGGGAAAAGTCTTTGCCGATAAAGGTTACGTCTCTCAAGCTCTGGCACAGTATTTACAAGAAGAATATGATGTGAGGCTTCTAGCTAAGCCTCGTCGCAATATGAAGAATCACCTGATGCTTTGGCGTGACAAAGTGCTGGCTCGTAAGCGAGCTTTAATTGAGACCGTCATTGACCAACTGAAGAATATTTCTCAGATTGAACACTCTCGCCATCGCAGTCCAGCGAACTTTTGTGTCAACTTGCTTTGCGGTCTCATTGCCTACTGTCATCAGCCTAAGAAACCCTCTCTTCAGCTTGATTAG